Below is a genomic region from Hippea sp. KM1.
CTCATTCTCGTTTAGTGGATATGCGGTGCATGAGAAATACCTCTTCTGGCCATCCACCTCTATGTAATAGTCTGTTTCTATAATTGAGCCTGTGTTTAGCACATCCTCTATCTTCTGGGCTATATGGGGTATGTCTGAGAGTGCTTCCTGGATATTTTTGCCTACAATGCTTTCCCTGTTTGAGAAGTGCTCCTCAACACACCTGTTGGCATCCTTTACGATTAATTGTTTATCCCTCTTTTCATAGAGTATGAGACAGTCGGGCATGTATTTTACCAAGTTTTGATAACTCTTCAGAAGCCTTTTTACCCTTTGGGAGTATGTCTCTATCCGTGATGTTATGTTGTTTATCTGTTCGGCTATCTTTTCTATGTCCTTAATTTTTATGTTTTCGGTGTTTATCCTTTTTGATTCTGAATATGTGTTGAAGAAATTTTCAAGCGTGGATATGTCCCTTCGGATGGTTCTTGACAGTATTGCATAGAGCAACAGAAGTATGAGTATTACAACGGATGTGATTATGATGATAACGGTTATTTTCTTTGAAAGACTGTTTTTAAAGTCCTTTTCAACGATGTTTAGATAGGCCTTCTTGAGGTCTTTTAGATAATAACCCGTTCCTATGATCCAGTTATACGGCTTATAAAGAACCATATAGGATAGCTTTAGGCCGTATGCGTCGGAATTGGGTATCTTGTATTTGTATGTAAGCAGGGCATACCCTTTTTGTTTTAGTTCTTTTAGGAATATTTTTCTGAAGGGTTTGCCGTCTGGGTCTTTGTATTTATCCGATAGGCATTTGCCGATCATTTGTGGCTTGTTGGGATTTACTAAAGCGATGGCAAAACAGTCGCCGCCGTTTATGTTTAAGAGCTTAGAGACAAAGATATATCCGTGCCCCTCTCTGCCGTATCTATACCTGTTTAGGTATTCAAGGATTGCTTTGGTTGTCTTCTCTTTTAATGATTTTTCCGTATCAAGATATACCACATACCAGTTGAATGGCTTAAAGAGCCTGCCATAGCCTATCGATCTCTGGTTGTTGCATACGGCTTCTGTGTATCCTGTTTTGAAGGATAGGCCTTTGCAGTTTATGTTGCCGTATATCTTTTTTTTATCTTTGGAGTATACGACAAAGTTCCCCTCTAAGGATGAGTCGTGGTCTTTTAGTATTTTTATAAGCTCCCTTTTTATTATCTCATCAGGCTCTTTGTTTTTGTGGAATAGGTATAAAGACTCCATTATATTTGTTGTCAGGCCGGTTTGTTGCTTTAGATTCTCCTTGAATTTTACAAGGTTTTCTTCTCTTATGCTGTTTATATAGCTGATTATCGATTGAACCCTGTGCTTTAGGAGCTGTTTTTTGTCTTCCATGTATAGTTTTTGCATGATTTTGAAGTTTGATTTGATCTCTGAGTGTATGTCAAAAAACCACAAAACGCTCATAATGAGCGATGTGGTTATTATACTGGCAACTATGGTTGAGATTAGCAGCTTGGATAGGCTGATCTTCTTTTTCATATTCCCCCTTTCGTTTGTATATTTTACTGAAAAAGATACAAAAAAACAACTTCAAAGATAATAAATGTTTGTTAATGGTTTTGGTTGTAATTTATCAATATTGACCACTCTAATATATTACGGTTATGCTGCCCTCACTTGTCAAATCAATTCTTCCTATTCCCTTTTTCCTTCTCTCTACTATAATGCCCCGTAAACTTCATCAGATTTTTGAACACTTCTCTTCTCAAATCTGATAAGATTTGAGAGGTAATCAGATGTTCTTAAATCTGATTTAGTCTTAAAAGTTTGATTGATTTGAGGAGGTTGTTGTGTCAAAGAAACACAGAAAGTTTTCTTCTGAGTTTAAGGCCAAAGTGGTCTTAGAGTTGTTGGAAGGTGACAAGAGTGTAAGTGAGATTGCATCCAAATACGGCATATTACCTAAATCCATACATCAGTGGAAGAAGCAGTTTTTGGAGAATGCATCCTTAGCCTTTGAGAATGCTGTCCCGGCAAAGAAGTATAAGGAAGAGATAAGAGAGAAGGAATCCCAAATTGAGGCTCTATCCAAAGCATTGGGTCAGGCTACCATAGAAAGGGACTGGGTATTAAAAAAATTAAAGAGCTTGGGCTTGAAGACTAAGAAGAGCCTGGTGGAGCCCAAGCTCAAAAACCTTTCAATCACCAGGCAAACAGAGCTTTTAGGGATGAACAGGTCTACACTGTATTACAAGAACAAGCCAGAGATTTCAGAAGAAGACATAGAAATCATGAATGCCATTGATGAGATATACACAGAGTTTCCATACTACGGATACAGAAGGATATACCACCAGTTGAGAAGAAAAGGCTTTGATAATGTGGGAAAGAGAAGAATAACAAGGTTCATGAAGATTATGGGCATAAGGGCTTTATATCCCAAAAGGAAGAGATTTAAAACAACAGAATTGGATAAGAACACAAAGGCCTATCCATATCTGCTAAACGACATAATACCCACAAAGCCCAATCAGGTATGGGTCTCAGATATCACATACATCAGGCTCTGTAAGGGCTTTGCCTATCTGTGCGTCATAATGGACCTAAAATCAAGGGCTGTATTATCACACAAACTATCACCAACAATGGATGATGAACTTGTTGTAAGGACTATAGAATCTGCTATAGAAAAATACGGAAGACCCGATATCTTCAACTCTGACCAGGGGAGCCAATACACCTCAAACAGGACAATAGAGCTTCTAAAGAAACACAACATATCCATATCCATGGATGCCAAGGGCAGGTGTTTTGACAACATACACATGGAGAGGTTCTTCAGAAGCTTAAAACAGGAGAATATCTATCCAAGCTGCTATGAGAGATTCAAAGACGCAAAAACTGGAATAGATGAATACATACACACCTACAATAGCAAGAGATTACACTCTGCTATTGGATATAAGACGCCTTTTGAGGTATATGGGTGTATGTCAGAAACAAAAGAAAACATAGTTGCTTGAAAAGGAGGTGAGTAGTCCTATTAACTGAGAGTTAAGGAGAGAGAAGGAAAAGGGAAATGGGAAGAATTGACTTGACAAGTGGGGGCAATATATTCAGCATGTCAAAGGGTTTCCTCTTCGTTGTCCCATGTATCCTGTTATTTGCCATCTCAAGCCATGAGAAGATGTATGAGTTTAGAAGCTCAGGTGTTATCTCTAAGCCAGAGTTCTTTAGCTTTGCCCTTAAGGGCTTGTAGAAGTTGTTCTTTAGGTATGAGTTAAATCTTTCTACCTTTCCCTTTGTTTTAGCCCTGTATGGTTTGCAGGGCTTTGGAATAAACAAGCCTTTGGAGAAGTCAAGAAAATCATTGTTTATTCCATGCCTGTTTTTGCCGTATTTATCCCTTTGTATTATGACGGATTTTAGGTTATCATAGAGTATGGTCTTTGGTATTCCGCCAAAGTAGTCGAAAGCTTTTATGTGGCAGGACTGAAATATGTCCTCATCGCTATTGTTTGTAAAATAGACGAAGGCTGTTCTTGAATAACCCAAGACCATAACAAATGCATAAATGGGCTTTCTGCCTGCTCTGATAGTTGTCCAATCTGCCTGAGCCTGAAAGCCTTTTTCGGTTTCAAACCTGATTATCTCTTCACTGTCTTTTCCTCTTTTTGAGCCAATCCTATCGTAGATTACCTTTGTGTATTTCTGAAGTGTCCTTAGACTACCTGTGTATCCCATATCGTTTATCTCTCTTAATATGACAGTAGATGGGATTCTATCCGGGTAAGCTTGGTTGATCCTTTCTTCTATGTAGCCTTTGTAATCATTAAGCTTTGAAGGATAGCTCCTTTTGGGGTACAGTTTTAAATCCTCCTCTTTTAATCTTCTTGACACTGTTCTTCTGTTTAAGCCCAGAATCTTTGATATCTGCCTGATTGAGAATCCCTGAGAATAAAGTGTGTGAATCACAACAAACTCCTCCTTACTAATCATTCTGATACTCTCCTTTCAAAAAAGTTACCCAAGGAGAGTATAACCAATTACTAAAAGTGGTGCACTTTTAGTAGGTGTTGGTGGTGTATTTTAGCACGGCGGATGACATCAAACAAAAAAGAGGCTTTAAAAGGATTTGAGATATTCAAGAAGAAGTGGAGCTCCAAATACCCCAATGTAGTCAAATCTTGGGAGAGGGAGCTTTATAAACTCCTTGCATTTCTTAAGTATCCTGAGCCTATCCAGAGGGTTGTATATACGACAAATTTAATAGAGAGAACAATAAAAGAAATCAGAAGAAGAGTTAAGGTGATAGGCGCTCTACCTTCTGTTAAATCTGTTGAAAAGTTCGTTTATCTGAGGGTGGCAATGCTCAATGACAGGTGGTCTAACAGAATAGTAAATGGCTTCTTGGAAGCAAGGGAAGAAATCAGAGAGATGTTCCTTGGGAGGTACTCATAGGTGGATTACACAAAAATCTTGACACGACCGTGAAAATTTACATTTATTATAAAAAATGGTAAAATTGAAAAAGAAAGTTTTTAAATAGCTTTTGCCTAAGAGGGGGGCGGAAAGTGCTTAATTCGGTCACGGAGTTATTCAATTTCTGGCAAATTTTTGAAGTGTTCCAAAATTTACCAGAGGTCGACCTGTTTAACGAACAAGGAGAAGAAGAAAGAGTTAGACTGGTAAACAGAAGGTTGGAGATTGGCAATGGTATATATACAGAGCCGCATCAGGCTTTTAAATCGTTTAAAGGAAAATTAAATACTGCTGACAGAAAAAGAACCTTCTTTTGCCGAAGTCATATAGGAATTATTAAGAAAGAAAAGGTCCTTAATAGAGTTTTAAGTTTTTTCGGTATGGACAATGAAAACTTTGACCAAGAAAAGAACGATAGAATTGAGAACGAGTGGTTGTATTTATTTTCTGTTGTGGCAAATTCCGATAATAAGATAGTGGGTCTACCGATAGATTTAGATGACGATATCGCTGAAGATGAAAACAACGAGAAAACGCCCCGATTGGCTGTAAGAATTAAGCCTTTCTGGTTTTATTTGTCGAGGATTCTAAATAGGAAAAGAACCTTACTCTCAGCCAATGAAATAATGGATCAAATAGAATTATTTAACGATCGATTCGCAGAGAGATTTAAGACATACTATAATACTTATTCTTATTGGATAATTGATAGTTCCTTCGTTATAAAACTTGCAGAGTTTTGGAAGAAAAGAGAAAATCCATTCCTGTATTATCTGAAACAAAGCAATTATAGCTTTATAATAGGCATATACGATGGCGTTCTTAGGGAACTCGATACATTGAAAGATAAAGGTGGTCAGGGTAATGAAGAGCAAAAGGAAAAAAGGAAAGACCTTATAAAACGAGGATTGGGGTGGCTTAACGAGATAATAAGAACTAATGAATATACACCAAACGGCGAAAGGATTAGCGGTAAACATGTAAAACGAGTATCGTTTTCTCATGAGTTATTTAAGAGCGAATTAAGTAAAGTGGATTTCGATGGGTTACATAGAAAACTCAAACCAGGCAGCAAATTCGATGATGTGGACAAAGCAGTTGTAAGATACGCAAAGTATATGGCCGAATATAATTCACCTGACAATGTTGTTTTGCTTACTACCGACACCACTATGAAGCTATTTGCTTCTGAGGTTGGTGTATTATCAACAGGGCTCTTTCCTGATGTCTACGAAAGAAAGCAAAAGGGATTAAACAGGAGAGTGGCAAAAGAAATGGTGGAGCACTTTCTCAACTGGTTAGGTTTAGAAAAGTTTTTCTCTCCAGATGATTTTGATTACCCTATTGTTTCAACAGGGAAAAGTGTTGAGAATAAAGACTTCTTTAAGGAGGTTGCAAAAGAAATTAACGAGCCACCTTCCTTCTTTGTTAGCGAACTTGACCTTGCTAAGCTGCACTTTGATAAAAGCAAAACCCTACAACAATACATCTTTGGCAACCCAAATAGAAAAATGCTTAACCCAGAAACAGAAATCGAAACCCTTAAGCCAGAAAACATACCGCCAGCAAGGTGGCTTACAGAAACATGGGCAAAGCCGTTTTTTAATCAGGCTTTAGCCCTTTCAGAAGCATACAGGAGATTTTTAAAGAACGATGGAAGCGGTATTATTAGCGTCAATGGCCCACCAGGGACAGGAAAGACAACAATTTTAAGAGACATAGTGGCCAATATAGTAACCCAGAGGGCATATCACCTTGCAAATGACATCATCAATGAGCAGAACATACTTACTGAGAGCGATTCTGTTTTTGGCAAATTCTACAGATTTACCGATGATAGGCTTTGCGATTACAATATAGTCGTCGCCTCAAGTAATAACAAAGCAGTCGAGAATGTTTCAAAAGAACTTCCGCTAATGGATAAGGTGAGCGAATACAGAAACGAGATTCTAAATGAGCCAATCTTCACGCATTTTGCGGAATGCTTTAAAAACATGTCCAACGATGAATGTTGGAGTCCTATATCGGTGGCATTGGGCAAGAAGGACAACCTGAGGGCAGTTATTGCCGATTATATTAGAGAGCTTGGCATAATGCTTAAATATCTCTGGAAAATAAACTATCCATCAGAAAAAGAAAGACAAGAAGCAGGAGAGAAAGGGGAAAACTTAAGACAGCTTATAAACAACATAAACCTAAAACAATATGCCAAAGACTTCCTTGACCTCTATAACGAGATTGAAGAGATAAAAAGATTAATTCCTTTTGATGAAATGGCAGAAAACAATGTCCTTACGGTTAAAGATTACTTTGAGACCGAAAGCACTCAATACACCGCCATCAAGGATGAGTATATGCGCCTAAGCAGCAAAATAAGCATGCTTGACAGGGAGATAAAGGAAACAACAACGCTAATAGACGATAAGACCGAAGACATGGCAAATTACAAGCAGAAGAATAAAACGGCCTTTAGATTTTCTAAGATACCCCTTCTTAAAAGCCTCTCTTTTGTTAGGAATACGATAAAAGAGTATCAACAAATGCAGAAATCTTTAAACTCTCTAACAAGCCAAAAACAACAGTTAGAAGAAAGCTTAAGCAAACTAAAGAGCCAATTCTCTGTTAAAGAAAGAATATTTAATCTAAAAACAAATACGATGAACAAGCTATTGAGCCTATTTGAAAAACTTGGAATCGAGAATGCAGACAGCAAAGAGCTTGAGTTTTTATCCATTCTTAACGCCGTTTATAATTCTTCAGATAAAGAAAAGCAGCTATTCACGCCGTATGCAGCCGAAGCATTGGAAAGAAAGCGCAAAGAGTTGTTTTTTAAAGCCTTAAGACTGCACTACGCATTTGTTTTAAAGCACCGCCAGGAGTTCAAGCATAACATAGACTTATTTTTTGGTGTCTTAAATGGGGGTGGGGCGACCCAGGAAATAACGGATAAAGACATTGGGGCTATTGTGCACTTCTGGACGGCTTTTGCGTTTATAACGCCCGTCATATCCACGACCTTTCACTCAGTAACGAACATGTTTGCCACTCTAACAAAACCCAACTCCATCGGCTTTGTGATTATAGATGAAGCAGGGCAGGGAATACCTTATTATGCAGTTGGGTTACTCATGAGGGCTAAAAGGGCCATCATAGTGGGTGACCCACTCCAGATTGAGCCTGTTATTACCATACCAGAAAGCTTGAGAGATGTGCTTATAAAAACACTAAAAGCTGAGCAGATAGCAGGCGAATTGGGCGTCGGTATTGGTTTAATTGTTCCTGGACTTGAAAAAGCGGTGCAAATCTCAGAATCCGAAGACGGCTTTATAGATACTTCCGTTCAGGTGCTTGCAGACAGAGCTTCAAGTATTCAGGCGGTTATAGAAAGAGATGGCTTTAAGATACCAATAGGAATACCGTTAAGGGTTCATTTTAGGTGTAAAGACCCTGCATTCAGCATTGCCAATACCATTGCTTACAGCAATACAATGATACATGGCAATGAGAGTAATAAAAATACGGGCAGGGGGTATTTTGTTGATGTGGACACAAGCCAAGCAAACTGGACGAAAAATGTTTCCAATATTGAGATTAACACAGTCAACGAAATACTGCTAAAAATGTATAAAGATAGGCTTAAGGATGTATATATAATATCGCCGTTTGTGGGTATTACCTTTGATGATGTAAAGCGCAAGTTTAAGGGCGTGCCAAAAGGAAACATAGGGACAGTTCATACTTTTCAAGGCAAGGAGAATAAGGTTGTGATTATTCTCTTGGGTGGTGATAAAGATGGAGCGATAAAATGGGCAACAAGAAAACCCAACCTCTTAAATGTGGCCGTTACAAGGTCAAAAGAGGAGTTAGTAATAGTCGGCGATATAGAGAAATGGACAAAAAACGGGGGAGAAATGTTTAGAAAAGCCATAGAGTTATTGAAGCCTTTGGATGGTTTAGGGTATTATTGCGCATACTAATTCTTTTCATAAAAATTTAGAAGAAATTGAAAAGAGAGGGAAAATGCCTTAAAAGCTTTTGGTTGACTTTTTAATACCCGTGTGTTATCTAATTTTAAAAGTTTGGTTGTGGAAAAGGGAGGTTGATATGGGAGAGTATAACAATAAACCCAATAGCGAAGTCGATGTGGAAAACGGTGAGGTTTTATACGACGATGGAGACCATAAATTTATCTGGCTTGGGTGGGGAAAGTTAGAGAGCGGCTTAATCCAGACCAATCAATATCTAATCATAAACGGGACAAAGGGTATCCTCCTTGATCCGGGTGGCATACACATATTCCCCAAGGTTGTGGCCAATGTTACCAAATATATCGATTTGGACGACATAGAGGTAATATTCTTCTCCCATCAAGACCCGGATGTCAGCTCAGGCATACCGATGTGGCTTTCTGTAACCAATGCAGTGGTGCATATATCTGCCCTGTGGGTTAGGTTCTTGCCCCACTTTGGTATAACCGATTTCTCAAGGATAAAGGGTATACCGGACGGTGGAGAGAGGATCGGTGAGCTTGAGGTTATACCAGCCCATTTTATGCACTCACCCGGCAACCACATAGTCTTTGATTCAAAGGCAAAGATCCTTTTCAACGGCGACATCGGTGCTGCGGTGTTTAACGAGGGGAGTGAGTATCTGTTTGTTGATAGGGATAACTTCAACTCCCATGTGGCCTTGATGGAGACATTCCATAAGCGCTATATCGCCTCATCCAACGCCTGCCGTTATTACATAAATAAAGTGAGATCGCTCTCTCCCAAGATGATAGCACCCCAGCACGGTGGCATATTCAGGGGTGAGGCTGTGGATATGTTCCTGAATTGGCTGGGCAATCTTAAATGTGGTGCAGATATAATCGATGAGTTGAGTAGGTGATAGCCATGGCAGCCAGAGATAATGTTAAGTCTATGAATGCAATACGAAAGCTCTCAAAGGGTGTTGTCAAAAGCTCTTTTGTCTCAACGGCGACGATTGAGAGCTTTAAGATCATATCCAACAACATAGAGTATCTGGAAGACCAGATGAAGACATTTTCCGCCTCACTTGAGGAGATGGAGGGCAACCTCAAGGGTATGGCAAACAATGTCTCTAAGATCAATAGCGATTTTGAGGAGTTCAATCTAAACATCAACTCCATCTCCGATAAGGTGACACAAAGAAACGAGGAGATAGAGGGCAGAAAGAGTGAGATCGATGATTTTGTAAACAGCATAAAGAACCTAACAACCGTTACAGAAGACATAAACAAGGCCGCAGGCAGTATATCCGATATAGCCAAGCAGACCAATCTTCTTGCCCTGAATGCAGCAATAGAGGCTGCAAGGGTCGGTGAGAAGGGCAAGGGCTTTGCCGTTGTTGCTGATGAGATCAAGAAATTGGCGAACAAGACCGATAGCATAACCAACAACATTCAGGAGATACTCTATGAGTTTAACTATAAGCTGACCAGCACGGTGGAGAGGGTTGAGTCTGTAAAGGAGTTTCTGGATCAACTGCGCAGCGACTTCAATGAATTTGCCGACACCTTTGTAAAAATCAACGAAAGCTCTAACGAGATAGCCGAGTCTTTAAATGAAAACAGCCTGGCAATCAACGAGCATGCCGAGGTGATAGACGATTTGACAAACAGGATTGTGCGAATCTAT
It encodes:
- a CDS encoding diguanylate cyclase, giving the protein MKKKISLSKLLISTIVASIITTSLIMSVLWFFDIHSEIKSNFKIMQKLYMEDKKQLLKHRVQSIISYINSIREENLVKFKENLKQQTGLTTNIMESLYLFHKNKEPDEIIKRELIKILKDHDSSLEGNFVVYSKDKKKIYGNINCKGLSFKTGYTEAVCNNQRSIGYGRLFKPFNWYVVYLDTEKSLKEKTTKAILEYLNRYRYGREGHGYIFVSKLLNINGGDCFAIALVNPNKPQMIGKCLSDKYKDPDGKPFRKIFLKELKQKGYALLTYKYKIPNSDAYGLKLSYMVLYKPYNWIIGTGYYLKDLKKAYLNIVEKDFKNSLSKKITVIIIITSVVILILLLLYAILSRTIRRDISTLENFFNTYSESKRINTENIKIKDIEKIAEQINNITSRIETYSQRVKRLLKSYQNLVKYMPDCLILYEKRDKQLIVKDANRCVEEHFSNRESIVGKNIQEALSDIPHIAQKIEDVLNTGSIIETDYYIEVDGQKRYFSCTAYPLNENECVSIAKDITDSVLLYRKTEEEREKLKKFINIINAGVLVLNSDGKVVYINEVAKRILEIDDNFDLEDIYTVLGLKNWGIIKGNIKIMTEGKEGCKNCNVSIITKTDKEKWLDMSVGFIELNKEQLFVVSFYDTTERYKKEKEVEYVAFHDSLTGLYNRRFFEEETKRLFNRRNYPLTLIIYDLNGLKIINDAMGHQKGDYVIKSLARILSSQARASDIVARIGGDEFAIIMPNTSESGALKYIERVNKQIEEFNANNDVFLSASCGYAVQEGQFSTLKDFFSTADANMYKNKYSDRRKETLSKIMDSVKSEKIRLPKEILERYQ
- a CDS encoding IS3 family transposase, whose product is MSKKHRKFSSEFKAKVVLELLEGDKSVSEIASKYGILPKSIHQWKKQFLENASLAFENAVPAKKYKEEIREKESQIEALSKALGQATIERDWVLKKLKSLGLKTKKSLVEPKLKNLSITRQTELLGMNRSTLYYKNKPEISEEDIEIMNAIDEIYTEFPYYGYRRIYHQLRRKGFDNVGKRRITRFMKIMGIRALYPKRKRFKTTELDKNTKAYPYLLNDIIPTKPNQVWVSDITYIRLCKGFAYLCVIMDLKSRAVLSHKLSPTMDDELVVRTIESAIEKYGRPDIFNSDQGSQYTSNRTIELLKKHNISISMDAKGRCFDNIHMERFFRSLKQENIYPSCYERFKDAKTGIDEYIHTYNSKRLHSAIGYKTPFEVYGCMSETKENIVA
- the istA gene encoding IS21 family transposase — encoded protein: MISKEEFVVIHTLYSQGFSIRQISKILGLNRRTVSRRLKEEDLKLYPKRSYPSKLNDYKGYIEERINQAYPDRIPSTVILREINDMGYTGSLRTLQKYTKVIYDRIGSKRGKDSEEIIRFETEKGFQAQADWTTIRAGRKPIYAFVMVLGYSRTAFVYFTNNSDEDIFQSCHIKAFDYFGGIPKTILYDNLKSVIIQRDKYGKNRHGINNDFLDFSKGLFIPKPCKPYRAKTKGKVERFNSYLKNNFYKPLRAKLKNSGLEITPELLNSYIFSWLEMANNRIHGTTKRKPFDMLNILPPLVKSILPISLFLLSP
- a CDS encoding transposase; this encodes MTSNKKEALKGFEIFKKKWSSKYPNVVKSWERELYKLLAFLKYPEPIQRVVYTTNLIERTIKEIRRRVKVIGALPSVKSVEKFVYLRVAMLNDRWSNRIVNGFLEAREEIREMFLGRYS
- a CDS encoding AAA domain-containing protein — translated: MDNENFDQEKNDRIENEWLYLFSVVANSDNKIVGLPIDLDDDIAEDENNEKTPRLAVRIKPFWFYLSRILNRKRTLLSANEIMDQIELFNDRFAERFKTYYNTYSYWIIDSSFVIKLAEFWKKRENPFLYYLKQSNYSFIIGIYDGVLRELDTLKDKGGQGNEEQKEKRKDLIKRGLGWLNEIIRTNEYTPNGERISGKHVKRVSFSHELFKSELSKVDFDGLHRKLKPGSKFDDVDKAVVRYAKYMAEYNSPDNVVLLTTDTTMKLFASEVGVLSTGLFPDVYERKQKGLNRRVAKEMVEHFLNWLGLEKFFSPDDFDYPIVSTGKSVENKDFFKEVAKEINEPPSFFVSELDLAKLHFDKSKTLQQYIFGNPNRKMLNPETEIETLKPENIPPARWLTETWAKPFFNQALALSEAYRRFLKNDGSGIISVNGPPGTGKTTILRDIVANIVTQRAYHLANDIINEQNILTESDSVFGKFYRFTDDRLCDYNIVVASSNNKAVENVSKELPLMDKVSEYRNEILNEPIFTHFAECFKNMSNDECWSPISVALGKKDNLRAVIADYIRELGIMLKYLWKINYPSEKERQEAGEKGENLRQLINNINLKQYAKDFLDLYNEIEEIKRLIPFDEMAENNVLTVKDYFETESTQYTAIKDEYMRLSSKISMLDREIKETTTLIDDKTEDMANYKQKNKTAFRFSKIPLLKSLSFVRNTIKEYQQMQKSLNSLTSQKQQLEESLSKLKSQFSVKERIFNLKTNTMNKLLSLFEKLGIENADSKELEFLSILNAVYNSSDKEKQLFTPYAAEALERKRKELFFKALRLHYAFVLKHRQEFKHNIDLFFGVLNGGGATQEITDKDIGAIVHFWTAFAFITPVISTTFHSVTNMFATLTKPNSIGFVIIDEAGQGIPYYAVGLLMRAKRAIIVGDPLQIEPVITIPESLRDVLIKTLKAEQIAGELGVGIGLIVPGLEKAVQISESEDGFIDTSVQVLADRASSIQAVIERDGFKIPIGIPLRVHFRCKDPAFSIANTIAYSNTMIHGNESNKNTGRGYFVDVDTSQANWTKNVSNIEINTVNEILLKMYKDRLKDVYIISPFVGITFDDVKRKFKGVPKGNIGTVHTFQGKENKVVIILLGGDKDGAIKWATRKPNLLNVAVTRSKEELVIVGDIEKWTKNGGEMFRKAIELLKPLDGLGYYCAY
- a CDS encoding MBL fold metallo-hydrolase; amino-acid sequence: MGEYNNKPNSEVDVENGEVLYDDGDHKFIWLGWGKLESGLIQTNQYLIINGTKGILLDPGGIHIFPKVVANVTKYIDLDDIEVIFFSHQDPDVSSGIPMWLSVTNAVVHISALWVRFLPHFGITDFSRIKGIPDGGERIGELEVIPAHFMHSPGNHIVFDSKAKILFNGDIGAAVFNEGSEYLFVDRDNFNSHVALMETFHKRYIASSNACRYYINKVRSLSPKMIAPQHGGIFRGEAVDMFLNWLGNLKCGADIIDELSR
- a CDS encoding methyl-accepting chemotaxis protein — encoded protein: MAARDNVKSMNAIRKLSKGVVKSSFVSTATIESFKIISNNIEYLEDQMKTFSASLEEMEGNLKGMANNVSKINSDFEEFNLNINSISDKVTQRNEEIEGRKSEIDDFVNSIKNLTTVTEDINKAAGSISDIAKQTNLLALNAAIEAARVGEKGKGFAVVADEIKKLANKTDSITNNIQEILYEFNYKLTSTVERVESVKEFLDQLRSDFNEFADTFVKINESSNEIAESLNENSLAINEHAEVIDDLTNRIVRIYELLSSIIKIINTLQDANVKIEKLIKL